DNA sequence from the Lagenorhynchus albirostris chromosome 13, mLagAlb1.1, whole genome shotgun sequence genome:
AGACACAAAATAGGAAATTCACTTATTCCATTAAAGTCCCTAGATAAGAGAGCCACAAAAATtgggggcctcttttataagccAAAGGCCATAGGgtaatagataaacaaattgcaGTATTTTGAATAACATGATCAAGGAAAATAATGTAagcttttgctttttagatgtcaCACTTGTAACACCACAGATCGAAATGCCATATGTGTGAACTGCATTAAGAAGTGCCATCAGGGACATGATGTAGAATTTATTAGACATGATAGGTATGTATGTAGCACACTTGCTTGCTGTATTACCCGATTATTTTCCTCCCCTCACTTTCCTAAtctttgggttttcattttgctttaggTTTTTCTGTGACTGTGGTGCTGGAACACTGTCTAATCCTTGTACATTAGCTGGTGAGCCTACACATGATACAGATACACTATATGACTCTGCTCCACCTATAGAATCTAATACATTGCAGCACAACTGAATTCCTTCCCTAAAGAAAAAGTCCTGCCATTCTAACATcataacttaaaacatttttttttggaagaagatttaaaatatttgcccATGCTACAGGAAGAGACTGTATTAAAAATGGATACACAAGGTCAGTTGACACTATGAAGCTCAAgctaccaaaaagaaagtggcaATATATTGACTCAGGATCTCAAAGCTGGGTGTTTTAGCATTACTGTGTAAAGACTTTTGAAGGGACAGAAGTGAAGAAAATAAGCTGCAATTTTGTACAGATACCAACTTCTGAAAAAAGCTGGTGTTTTTACAACTAGCATTGAATGCAGTCCAATTTGCAGTAGTACTCTTCAATAGACAAGCAGCTTTGTTGCTGCCTTTATGGACGTGGGTACCAATTGCTTTTGTAATATGGTAAAAATGTGAGCTAGCACTTCtgcatttcttttgatttttttttaacatgtattcAGATTGAGAAATATGATTTTAATGCTTTAATCTCAtgtagtttgtttttaatttcaagcaAAATCTTATTGTACTTGAATGTGCCCTGTTTTGTTAGCACACCTAGACTTGCTGTAACTGTACTCATGTCCCAGTATGTACGTTCTTTCTATGAAAGAGAAAACACTAATCTTAAATTATATCCAGCAATGTTTCTGGTATCCTTTAAGAAAAGTTAAGACtatatttccttcccttccctgtgcaGCATTCAAAATCACCCCTAGACAAAGTGAGTGTTTTAATGAGACTTCCTAGGAAGGGATGCACTGTAAAACAAAAGTATTCTTTTAACTCAGTTTTGTGAAAGGTAAAAACTACTATGTTTTAAAAGTACACTTTAGAAAGTCTCTTCAAAACAGTCCTGTATTTGAACTctgttcatagtttttttttgaaCAGTTTAGACAAATTGctggaaattaaaagaatttccCGCATTAAGCTGAGACAAGTATATATACAGCCCTATACAGTTTCAtagctcccccccaccccatttatGTGTATTGGTGACAGTGGGTATAAACAGCCTGAAAGTGTATGCATGTACCATAACATCTAGACTTAATATATTGTGGAGTATTCAATAACCATTATGTAGAAGGTAGGTAAGAATTAAAAGGGTTTAATTTcctagaaagaaaatggaaaaatggtcatttttaaaaaataaagtttattagatCATAATGTTGTCTGAATTTACCACCTTTGTCAAAAGTGAACTCAAAGCTTCCAATGTAGTCTATAATTCCTCAATCAAAGTCAGCAACTTACGGACAGCTTCAGCATCTACAGTCGAGCTTTCACTAGCCAGACAAACttcccttaaaataaatttaaaaaaaaagttttagtttacattttttcACAGTGCATCATCCATTCCTTTTACTGTTTTGTTAATCAACTACATGGTAAAATTATACCCAGTTATAATTACCGAAATAATCGCAGTGACTGAGTCATCTTCTCAAATTCTCTTGCTTTTCTATGTCCCTTTTGAATAACCTCCTCTGGAAGATTAGCAAGCCTTGCTGCATTAAAGCCATAGCTTTTAGGACAGGCTCCTTTAATGAATTTATACAGGAAGGTAATAGTCTCCTGGCTGGGATCTTCACATTCATTTTCTACCATGCatgcctaaaaaagaaaaattacatgctGGCAATGGAAGTACCCATTCAAAAACATAACTTTTGAATAAACAACTTGTACATACCATGTGTCCTAGGCGCACTGCAACATTTTGAGAATAGTCTTCAACCAGTGAATGGTAGTGGGTAGAAAACAATGTACGACACTTTATATTCTCAGCAAGTTCTTTAACAACTGCATTTGCTATTGCTGTCCCATCAAATGTTGCAGTACCTCttcctatgaaaataaaatatacatgaacTATGTGTTACACAATCTGCCATATTATATTCAAAGGGACATGCCTcacaaaggaatggaaaaaaatgtactaAAGATCAGTTTAGTATATCCAAAAGCATTCTGTAAACAGGCCCTCTCTAGCTAAGTAGGTCTGCTTGGAGTTCAGGAATACTACTCGAGTATCACTGCGCTTCAGAAACTTCCTTTTAGTTCTCTTTAAATAGCCTCATTATCCAATAAATATTCTCATTATCCCTGTAAAATTGCCACCTTAGGGCCAACTGTGGGGTCTATGGACGAAGGTGAGTGTATTCATAGTCTTTAAGAGATGTGTCCTTCAGaccattttccagaaaaataattctttgtactaatgttttggaaattttagtatCTTACCTAATTCATCCACAAGCACCAGAGAATGTGCTGTTGCATGTTTAAGTATACTGGCAGTTTCACTCAATTCAACAAAAAATGTActttcacctaaaaaaaaaatcacaaataggtGATCATTTTAAGAATCCTGTTGTAACAGTAGATTCATCTTTTAGGTTCATATCCTTTGAATCTATTATGAACTACCATGATACTAAGAGATTACTTCTAGTATGTTAAAAATTGCATAATGCTTTCAAATGTCTGAAAGCATTCTGCCTTGCGTAACACcagaaaaaactaaataaagcATCCTATTTAAAGGTAGATGTGTTTAACACCTAAAATATAGAAATGAACTGTCAAATAACAGAGCCTTAGGTAGGGAAAAAAACTCACCTGACATTATTCTGTCTGAGGCACCAAGTCTAGTAAACACTCTATCGATTGGTGTGAGCCTACACACTTCAGCTGGTACATAACAACCCATCTGGGCCATTACAACCAGTAGGCCGGCCTGTGAATGAGGGAGAAAAAGGTCTTTTATGACTGGTGTTAGAGAACAGATAGAGATATCTCTATGTATATCCAGAAGACAGAGATAATAAGCCCTAATAAATCTTTATTAACTAGGAGTAGTCAGGCACTCTAAAAAAATTCTTCACAAACCTAAGTAGGAAAAGTGAGGCTTAGGAAGGCATGAGGCTTAGGGTCTAACTGGCTTTATTTGAAACCTCAGCACCTATATGCTAACCAACTACACTGGTGATTCTCAACCTAAAACTACTGATGCCCAGAACCAATTCCAGACCAAACAATCAGTTTCAGAGGATGAACACACCCCAACTCCCAGGTACTTTTTTGTTGTGCTCTCTAGAtgatttttgatttaaaaatgaaaaggaggtTGAAAACCACCTTACTACACTATTGCTCCTCTCTAGTTAGCAAATTTGTACAGAAATATAATACAGTGCAGTAGAGTTAgggggtcagcaaacattttctgtcaAGGGCCCAATGTCTGTTACACATCGTTCTTTTTCTACAACCCTTTAAAATCTAAATCATATTTAGCTCAGTAGCTAGCTAACCCCTGGCAGAAggtcagaaaaatatatttattgttttcccTAAAAGCAGTTCCCAACAGTTAACTAGAGGTcatgaatcactttcctgtatgaACAAGTGCAATGGTTCTTGTATAAGGGTTCCTAGAAATGAACCTAATTtaagaacaaacataaaacatttgtataattttcattcattatgAATACCTCTGCCTTCACAGGAAATGGATTCAATCAAAGTCAGAGTTCATAAAAAAACTCATGGCCTGAAACCACCTTCACCTTCTTAATATACTTCCCTTAACATCAGGCAAGTATTTGACCAATAAGAATACAGTTCTTAGTTTCATGACTCAAGGAGTTTCCCTTTGCTTCCTAATAAGTCAATGACTGAATTCTATCATATGCTCCTTGGGAAACGGTGGCCTAAATATGTACCATATTCACTCTTTAAAAGTGTTACAAATAATTTGGTGTAACAAAACTTCAAGTTTACCTGTCTCATGAGCGTAGACTTGCCCCCCATATTCGGTCCAGTAACAAGCACACAGTAAGCTTtgccattttcttcctcttcctcacagcCTATTAGAATGTCATTTGGAATAAAGTCATCACCAAAAAAAGTCTTCGTAATGCAGGGGTGGCGTGATCCTTTAAGGTCTAGAAAGGGAGGAGTATCTTCTCCTGGCAACAGAATTACTGGACGACACATAGGACCATCACCCCCTCGACTGTAGTTAGCCAGGCACAGTAAGACATCTGTTAAAGAGAGGTCAAAAGTGAAGCGTCATTATTTTTGAGGTTTCTTGATAAGCACAAAGGCCCAACTTCTATAAGTCTTCCAGAAATGTGTTTTTAGTGAAGGTGGCATGCTCTACTTGCCCTTTAGACATGGCAgctttttttctaaaagtaagCACTCTAGTGACATTGTTTTAACTGCACAAAAATAAGTCATCAGCCTAAATGTTTTACATGTCTTATAGCACTTGTACTGAAATGAGAATTAACTTCCAATTTCAAGCCCAAGAAAATATCCCCTCAAAGTAGATTTTAAGTCCTCTAATATCTAAACCAGAGGTATGCCAACGGAAAGCTAAGATACAACAGAGAGATGCTGTAGTGGTCTCTCCTTGATATAACCATGGAGCTATAACACTTCTTAGAAGCAGAATATTCTGACAATAAGCAAAATCTTAAGAGGAAAATATATTGACCAATTTTGAACACCTGAGCTGAGGGATGATTTTACATTACCTACCAAATTGTTTAAAACTGTATTGGCTTAAGTAATGTGGCACACTCAAAAACCATGATAGATATACACACTCAAAAACAGAATAGGATGCCATTTTATTCTGGACAGTTGTGTTCAGACTAAAATAGTTTTGTACAAATTTGAGTAAACTATGGTTGCTGCATTTttacaacagaaaaaaacccaaaactgtaAAACAAGCAAAGGCTCCAAATGACTTGGccatgaaatttaaagaaaaaggaaattacttATGAAGCTGAAAAGGTTACCAAATTACAAATACATAAATCAGGGCTCTTAGAAATCAACTGTAGAAAAGCAAGTGTGACAACTTGGgctaaaagaaaaagggaggatTAAAATCTTTTGAAACGTTCATGTAAAGAGATTcactgaaatacaaaaaaatgcaagggtgtatatatatatatatctatatctgtatatatatatataaacaaaaactgagtgaTAGGTCAAGGGATAGCTTTAAATTAGTGTGAcaaaaaatagcttaaaaaacAGCATTTATCGAATACTACAAATTCAACtgaaatttgattaaaatatatacGTGTCCCTTGAGTTTAGGGATACGAGTCAATGAGGACTTTGCAATGGACTTTCCAATCTTAATATACAGTTGGAACACAGGACGTTACTAACCAAAGCTTTAGGAACAAGCCTCTTGAAAACCTTACCCAACACTGCGATGCACTCCACAGCAGCCTGCCAGTCCTTGTAATTTTTATCAAAGTTATAGAACAGTCGCCGCATGCAGTCCTTTAATGATACATCTCTCCGTTCTTCAGCATTTATCAGATTAGCCAactttttctcaattgttttggtcCAGTATCGTTTACAGCCCTTCTTGGTAGATTTCAACTCATATTCTTCTGGCAAATTACGGGTGATGAAATTCTCGGGAATTTCCAACTGGTAACGATTCCTACCAATTCCCCAGTAGACTATGGTCCTACAGCCAATTCTACTACGCTGTTTCTCCAAGTATTCCaggaggctctgttcattttctctTATGTCAGCAAGAGCTTGATCATAATCAGAGTCAAATCCTGCCTTGGGAGTAATCAGTCCAGTCTTTCGAGCCTTTTCATGGTCAAAGGCTGTATCCCATCGGTTTAGTTCTAAAGTCAAATCAGGAAAGCGGCCTTCAGGATTTTTTGCCTGCAGAGTAAGGACCTGCTTAAGGATTTTAGACTTAAAGTCATCAATGACTTCCTCCATAACCCCTATAATTTTACATAGTACTTTGAATCCTTCCAgagcagaaagaaaatcaataatcttttttttgctgtatgtggttTCTTCATACATTATAGCCCTGCTATCTGGGTGGTTCTGGCTCTTCAGGGGAGAGCCAACATTATGAATTTTACTCAGTAGCCTCTCAAGGTCTGGAAGCTTCTTTAGAAGGTCTACAACCTCAGAGATTTTGTCAGGCACAACCATTAGGTCTTCTATGGCATCTAGACGATCACTGATAACATAAGGGTTACAGAGTGGGGCACAAAGCCATTGCTTTAGGAGCCGCTTACCGAAGGGAGTATAGCAAGTATCAATCTTGTCTAACAGGGTCCCTTCAGTAGAACCATCTGTTCCATTCAGAAAAATCTCCAAGTTGCTTAATGTCACAGCATCTAGCACCATTCGTTGACTGGCTTTAGCAAAGACAGCACCAGGTCCTGTAGCACGGACCGTGTCAGAATCCAAGGGAATATATTCTTCAAAATTAGCCATTGATAGAAGCTCCTGATCAATAAGGCATTTTTTGAGGTAGAAGACACAACCACCAAGAGCAGAGAGGGCCAATTCACTCTTCTCTCCCGGTGTCAACCCAACAGAATCAGACTCTGAGGTCATACCTTTAAGCACCTGGGGTAACATCACCCCACTGTCCTCATTTAACTTGTCCGTAAAATATCCTTCTTCAAGGAGAGTTCTCAAAGTTTTGGCTGCATCCCAAAACTGGGAACCTGGTATTAGACCTTCCTGAAGAGAAGAGGACAATGAACCCTTGAGAATCATCTTAGTTTCCACTGAGAGATTTCCTTTCTCAAACAAGACTTGTACTGGAGGATAGTGTGCCACTAACGTCCTAAACCTGGAACAATGGCGATCATCTGAAAACTGACCTATGAAGAACTTCCCTAGCGAGGTATCAACAAAACATACTCCATACACTCGAGCGTGGCCATAAgaatcttcttctttttctttgaggCTAAGAAGGTATTTACTGTAGTTCTCTGAGGGGTCACCTTCCAGCACACTGTAGGTCTGTGTACCCTTGGTAATGACCCTACAGATCTCCCTCCTCACCACTCTGTCATACTTAGATATATGTGCCATCTTTCGGCATCGTGCCTCCATCATTTCCGGGGTCTCGGTCTGTTCCACCCGTGCTACTTTATAGCCCTTCTGGACCAGGGAATCTGAATATCGGCCAAATGCAATTTCAGGGAAACCAGAATGGGCCCAGTTGCCTTTCATGAATACCAGCCCTAGTTCACTGACTCCAGTAAGAGCATCCATGTGGTATAGCTCATAAAACTTCCCCACCTTATAAAATATGACAAGATCAAAGTTCTGAGACTTAATCTGCCACCACTTTCTCATCCCAGGAGTACAGGAATTAAGGAAATCCTCAGGCACATAGAGTGTGGATGCATCAAAATCAGGGTGATCAGGTCGCCTCCTGTGCttatctcttctcttctcctccttaAGCCACTCTAAAGTTTCATGATACCAGATGGTAGGGCGACTACTGTCATCACATCCTCCACTAACGTGGGCTTGGGATTCAGAATTTTGAGGGGCAGAGAAAGCACTCAAAGTATTCTTGGTTTCTGATGAAATGCCAGTTGCTCGTTTGGTGGCTGAGGGCATTTCCTTCCTTGAACTTTTCCTTTTGAGGGAGCCATTACCAGTTATCATTCTCTTCCTCTTTGGAGCAACTTTAACAGGGCTGTCCAGGCCTTCACTGTCACTATCCCCTACTCCACTGCTTATTTCATCACTGCTTCCTTCCTCCTTAGCATCTGGCTTAAATTCCACATCAGAGCCACCAATGTCACTCTCAGAGTCTGATATGACCCTTCGCTTTTTTATCTGGCGGCTACTTCGCCTAGATCCTTGCACCTTTGGCCTCACTTCCTCTTCActctcaatttcattttcttcttcactcTTATCTGATGCGTAAGTGGCACCTGCCTGGAAGGCAAAgaagagtattttaaaacaaagtaaaatttggaaaatgacaATATTGCTGTGGAATCTCTCAATATGCTGCAACTTCATCTATCAAGAGAAGAACCCACCTCCAGAaataaactattttctttctcaagggaTATCAACTTCAGTTTCACCTAACATTAAAACAAGTATCACAATACAGGATTAAGTGATTCTGTCATGAGAGTTCTATCCTATTCAATACTGATGAAGTCCTTAGGATGACCACACAGCACAAATACCCATAGACGATGTCCTCATTAACAGTCATAGCTGTGGAAAAAACTTTCAGTCTTCTTCTGTTATCTTTCTTCCAGGGTCACCTCTCCTCTTATATTTGGACATGTTATGAAGTTTACCATTTTATAAATTCTTTAGTATAAAAAAGCAGTAAATCAACCTAGTTCTAGTCCTTGCTTTCCACAAACCAGCTGTACCTTCTTGGGCAAGGCACATTCACTTATTATCATTGGCCTCCCTCATACGTAAAGCAGTATGAGGCTAAATGATTTCTGTAGTTACCATCCAGGTCTAAACATCTGAGTAACGTTATCTCTGGTTTCAACCtcaaaaataagattagaaactcttctttcatttctcttaaaataCTCATTATATTAACTTACTTATTGCCTATCTCATCtagaatagaataaaacaaaatcaaacttaTAGATGAATCTTTTTAAGCACACGGCATTAATTTACTAAATTAGAAAATGATGACTGTGTTTgtcttaaatataccaattatttgttcatttccttAACAAGATTTAATTCACTCAAATAGTGACCATTAACATTTGAAACCAAGGTTGTATTTCAAGGTTACTCAACCCCTATTCTTACCAATTCAAAATACAACAGAAAGTATACTGGTTACCAAAATGGTCCTGCCTTTTACAGCGTGTGTCTTTCTAGCAGGCTTGAGAACTTAAGTAAAAAGAGGTGCTAGGCTGCTGAGATTCTAAATAATATAACATGACCTACAGTCCAGGAATGTATAGAAGTATGCATGTTTGAGTACTAAATGGATATATGGAAAATACCACTCTAATATGCCCCTGACCCTTTTTCATCACTCTCCTAACAGAAGTAACAACCGCCTGTTAGCACTGTCCCACCtctgtctcttcttcctcctctggttCTGAGGGCTCATCACACACTGCCAATTCAAGCCTCTTAATCTTGTCTTTATTCAAGGCTTCATCTGCACGTTGCATTGCTCTGAGAATTTCAGGCTTTGAACTGTAGAAATGACCTCCTTTCTGGGCTTCCTTTGACTTCGAAcctaaaaaacatatatatatttatttacaaataggAACTGTTGGCTGGATATTTGGCTCAATGTATAACACTTGCCCTAAGGAACAAGAGTGACAACAATCaagtataatttttaatctcCCATTATTTCTGATTGATACAGATAGATTGATACAGATAGATCAATAAAGCCTACAAGGAAGGAATTTTCAGGGAAAAACTACCAGTGAAACTGAAATTACCTATTTTACCTCATTTAAGCTGCCTTAACTGTTGGTCACCCAGGACCACTTAGTCTCTCTTCTATAATGACCTGGGGCTGTGACCCGAAACACCTAGGCACACCTCCTCTTCAGGTGAGGCATGAGATGTAAAGGGGGTTTgagaccctttttaaaaaaacattacttAAGGAAGGCAAAAACTACACTGTCACTTAAATGAAgcaatgatattaaaaataagtttgttcCCAAGGCAGTTagataagatgttaaaaaaaaaaatcctacatttTGGGACAGTAACCCAGTTCAGACTTGtaatgttaaattttttcaaaacagTAGCATCAAAATGTCTTGCTCTCCTTTAAAGTAAaacttttcctttattcatttcatttcaaagagCTATAGTATTAAATGACATTTCCATCCACTGAGCAAAATTTCTATCCACAAGACCAATAATACAGAATTGTTTTAGTTCTTTTCCAAGAGGCATAACTAggaatgtctttttctcttcttctacctGAATATACCTATAGTTGGAAAATGAACCTGAATTTGTCTTAACAGATCCAAACGTTATATTACACCCTTCTTTCTATATACTAAAACTGATGGGACATCCTAAATTTCCATGGAATTAGCAACGTTCATAAGCTGACTAAAACAAAGCTGCAATTTCTCAATTCTCTAAAGAGCTGCACCAAAACTACAAACTGTAACAATCAAAATCATTAAGAGTAGCTCTGAACTTTTCCCAAAGTACCTGCTGCAGCTGTACttaccccccacacacacacctatctGGTGTCATCGTCATTCCCTGAAACCTCTGATGCAAACTACAGCTCTAAGACCATGCCCCCCAAAGAAGGCCTACTTTTTTTCATGCATGCCTCTTTGCTGATTTATTCACATACATGTATTGCAACGATCTGGATATTTAAAGGGCAGAGGGCAGTATGCACATGggttgttttataaaataattacaacaTAAATGTAAACGTTTTTGAtctctttttaaagttcttttttgcCAAAGCTTTGTTTAGAATCTCAAAAATTAGTCCTGGAAAAAGACCTCACTTATCATCTGGTCCAACTCtatctcattttatatatatgcaaacagaatcagaaaataaaattatacagcaAATTAGTGGAGAAGACTGAACCAAAttcccttattttctttccatcctgCATGTCAGATTTCTGTGTGGACTTAACTTTCTTCAGTGTGCTGTCCCTGCCCTGCAGGATGAAGAGTACTATGACCAAAAGGCATGATTCCCAGAGGTTTCTGGGAAAATGAACATTGTTCTGATTCCAAAACACTGAGTTCAACAATGTCCTAGCCAGGAGAGTCTGAAGATAGTGGAGAAAAACCTGTACATGCTGGACTGTTCAGGCACTGCATCCTGCAATCATACTGTACATGCACTGTACAATCCAAGAGACTGATAGGGTGCACCCAGTCCAAGTGAAGCTATAAATGCAGGACTGCTGATGTCTGTGATAAATAAGGCTGGGCCTAGGAAGAGAAAGTTAAGGTTCCAGAAATCTGATTTCTGATGTGAACCTCAATGCAGATGTGCTCATAAGGTGAGGATTTTGAAGGCCAGGTAGCATGCATCTCCATCTGTCCTAAAGAATGTCACTGATCTATATTCTATGCATCTTGGCTGCATTTTCTTTTGGAACCTTTAAGATGGGAACACTTTAATTTACTCTTTTCATGTCTGAGTATGGCATTTTGGTCCAAATCACGAGATTCAATCATGAaatcatttttcctttaatgatATGATATTGCTATAAGTCACTCAGAAGGACGGAAATGCAGCTTAAGACCAGCTGCATCCTATCCTTTTCCCATGCTAGAAGCTTTCACCACACCACTCCTGCAATTTATTCAAGTAAAATATGCTTAATTCCACTGTATGGGAGACACTAACACTCAGACTCGTGTGCATGCATGCTCTCTCTCTCACAAACATACACAATCTGCAGAGTGAATCTTTTACCTGTATATGGCTTTAATAGCCTTCTGCTAACCCAGCCCCTCGTTGGGCTGTCATCAAAAAACTGTACATGAACTCGGGCAGACTTTCCTTTCTCACGGATGAATGTTCCATCAAAAGGGTGGTTGTAAACCAGGCAAGGCCACCAAGGGTAACCCTCCATCTTGGCCCAAACCAAATCACCTGGTGAGAAGTCACAAGAACTGTTgccaaaagaaaatacataatttggttaatattttgttaagctACATTAAAGGCAATTACCTACAAAGAAGCAATTTTAAGGAAGGTATCTCTAAGACTCCTTTGAAATTTTCTGGCATTAATATACAGGAACAGAAATTCTagaattaatgatttttttaaaacattttcaagttatttttaaaaacataagcaaatatcacaatgtttattaagaga
Encoded proteins:
- the MSH6 gene encoding DNA mismatch repair protein Msh6 isoform X2, which codes for MSRQSTLYSFFPKSPALNNASKDPVRASSESAAAAATGASPPSPGGDAAWSEAGPGPGPLAGSTSRAEARNLNGGLRKSAAPAVPASSCDFSPGDLVWAKMEGYPWWPCLVYNHPFDGTFIREKGKSARVHVQFFDDSPTRGWVSRRLLKPYTGSKSKEAQKGGHFYSSKPEILRAMQRADEALNKDKIKRLELAVCDEPSEPEEEEETEAGATYASDKSEEENEIESEEEVRPKVQGSRRSSRQIKKRRVISDSESDIGGSDVEFKPDAKEEGSSDEISSGVGDSDSEGLDSPVKVAPKRKRMITGNGSLKRKSSRKEMPSATKRATGISSETKNTLSAFSAPQNSESQAHVSGGCDDSSRPTIWYHETLEWLKEEKRRDKHRRRPDHPDFDASTLYVPEDFLNSCTPGMRKWWQIKSQNFDLVIFYKVGKFYELYHMDALTGVSELGLVFMKGNWAHSGFPEIAFGRYSDSLVQKGYKVARVEQTETPEMMEARCRKMAHISKYDRVVRREICRVITKGTQTYSVLEGDPSENYSKYLLSLKEKEEDSYGHARVYGVCFVDTSLGKFFIGQFSDDRHCSRFRTLVAHYPPVQVLFEKGNLSVETKMILKGSLSSSLQEGLIPGSQFWDAAKTLRTLLEEGYFTDKLNEDSGVMLPQVLKGMTSESDSVGLTPGEKSELALSALGGCVFYLKKCLIDQELLSMANFEEYIPLDSDTVRATGPGAVFAKASQRMVLDAVTLSNLEIFLNGTDGSTEGTLLDKIDTCYTPFGKRLLKQWLCAPLCNPYVISDRLDAIEDLMVVPDKISEVVDLLKKLPDLERLLSKIHNVGSPLKSQNHPDSRAIMYEETTYSKKKIIDFLSALEGFKVLCKIIGVMEEVIDDFKSKILKQVLTLQAKNPEGRFPDLTLELNRWDTAFDHEKARKTGLITPKAGFDSDYDQALADIRENEQSLLEYLEKQRSRIGCRTIVYWGIGRNRYQLEIPENFITRNLPEEYELKSTKKGCKRYWTKTIEKKLANLINAEERRDVSLKDCMRRLFYNFDKNYKDWQAAVECIAVLDVLLCLANYSRGGDGPMCRPVILLPGEDTPPFLDLKGSRHPCITKTFFGDDFIPNDILIGCEEEEENGKAYCVLVTGPNMGGKSTLMRQAGLLVVMAQMGCYVPAEVCRLTPIDRVFTRLGASDRIMSGRGTATFDGTAIANAVVKELAENIKCRTLFSTHYHSLVEDYSQNVAVRLGHMACMVENECEDPSQETITFLYKFIKGACPKSYGFNAARLANLPEEVIQKGHRKAREFEKMTQSLRLFREVCLASESSTVDAEAVRKLLTLIEEL
- the MSH6 gene encoding DNA mismatch repair protein Msh6 isoform X1; translation: MSRQSTLYSFFPKSPALNNASKDPVRASSESAAAAATGASPPSPGGDAAWSEAGPGPGPLAGSTSRAEARNLNGGLRKSAAPAVPASSCDFSPGDLVWAKMEGYPWWPCLVYNHPFDGTFIREKGKSARVHVQFFDDSPTRGWVSRRLLKPYTGSKSKEAQKGGHFYSSKPEILRAMQRADEALNKDKIKRLELAVCDEPSEPEEEEETEAGATYASDKSEEENEIESEEEVRPKVQGSRRSSRQIKKRRVISDSESDIGGSDVEFKPDAKEEGSSDEISSGVGDSDSEGLDSPVKVAPKRKRMITGNGSLKRKSSRKEMPSATKRATGISSETKNTLSAFSAPQNSESQAHVSGGCDDSSRPTIWYHETLEWLKEEKRRDKHRRRPDHPDFDASTLYVPEDFLNSCTPGMRKWWQIKSQNFDLVIFYKVGKFYELYHMDALTGVSELGLVFMKGNWAHSGFPEIAFGRYSDSLVQKGYKVARVEQTETPEMMEARCRKMAHISKYDRVVRREICRVITKGTQTYSVLEGDPSENYSKYLLSLKEKEEDSYGHARVYGVCFVDTSLGKFFIGQFSDDRHCSRFRTLVAHYPPVQVLFEKGNLSVETKMILKGSLSSSLQEGLIPGSQFWDAAKTLRTLLEEGYFTDKLNEDSGVMLPQVLKGMTSESDSVGLTPGEKSELALSALGGCVFYLKKCLIDQELLSMANFEEYIPLDSDTVRATGPGAVFAKASQRMVLDAVTLSNLEIFLNGTDGSTEGTLLDKIDTCYTPFGKRLLKQWLCAPLCNPYVISDRLDAIEDLMVVPDKISEVVDLLKKLPDLERLLSKIHNVGSPLKSQNHPDSRAIMYEETTYSKKKIIDFLSALEGFKVLCKIIGVMEEVIDDFKSKILKQVLTLQAKNPEGRFPDLTLELNRWDTAFDHEKARKTGLITPKAGFDSDYDQALADIRENEQSLLEYLEKQRSRIGCRTIVYWGIGRNRYQLEIPENFITRNLPEEYELKSTKKGCKRYWTKTIEKKLANLINAEERRDVSLKDCMRRLFYNFDKNYKDWQAAVECIAVLDVLLCLANYSRGGDGPMCRPVILLPGEDTPPFLDLKGSRHPCITKTFFGDDFIPNDILIGCEEEEENGKAYCVLVTGPNMGGKSTLMRQAGLLVVMAQMGCYVPAEVCRLTPIDRVFTRLGASDRIMSGESTFFVELSETASILKHATAHSLVLVDELGRGTATFDGTAIANAVVKELAENIKCRTLFSTHYHSLVEDYSQNVAVRLGHMACMVENECEDPSQETITFLYKFIKGACPKSYGFNAARLANLPEEVIQKGHRKAREFEKMTQSLRLFREVCLASESSTVDAEAVRKLLTLIEEL